From a region of the Sporosarcina ureilytica genome:
- a CDS encoding 4-hydroxyphenylacetate 3-hydroxylase family protein: MQTGKEYLESLQDGRVVYLNGEKIDDVTTHPAYRNSAQSYARMYDALHDPEKREILTAETEFGDRTHKFFKTPKSAQDLVEARDAIAEWSKMNFGFMGRTPDYKASFTGHLEGYADYYEGFEDNARAWYKKATKEVPFINHTIINPQMDRSKPLHENKDVFVRAVKERDDGIIVSGAKMVGTAAALTNYNFVANYGPTDLGGGDQSHALIFFVPMNAEGVKMISRQSYELNAIKNGSPYDYPLSSRFDENDAVIVLDNVFIPWENVLAYRNIEVSNNFLSQSGFVNRFTFHGCTRLAVKLDFMSGLLLKATEAAGTHNFRGVQANIGEVLALRNMFWGLSTAMATEPEYKENGLAVPNGFYANSYRVLAPMTWVKVKQIFEQVIAGGLIQLPSSANDFLNPDIRPYLDKYYGGTNIEAVDRVKLMKMVWDAIGTEFGGRHELYEVNYAGNHENIRLETYFHALGTGAADQYKSFVDSALSDYDLNGWTNEIWKSTTEKEAVKL, translated from the coding sequence ATGCAAACTGGAAAAGAGTACTTAGAAAGTTTACAAGACGGAAGAGTAGTTTATCTAAATGGTGAAAAGATTGACGACGTCACAACACACCCTGCTTATCGAAATTCAGCACAATCCTATGCAAGAATGTATGATGCTCTGCATGATCCTGAAAAGAGGGAGATTTTAACTGCTGAAACGGAATTTGGGGATCGAACACATAAGTTTTTTAAAACACCTAAAAGTGCACAAGACTTAGTAGAGGCAAGAGATGCGATTGCAGAATGGTCAAAAATGAACTTTGGTTTTATGGGGAGAACCCCAGATTATAAAGCATCTTTTACAGGTCATTTGGAAGGGTATGCGGATTACTATGAGGGCTTTGAAGACAATGCAAGGGCATGGTATAAAAAAGCGACTAAAGAAGTTCCGTTTATTAACCATACGATTATTAATCCGCAAATGGATCGCTCAAAACCTCTTCACGAAAATAAAGATGTGTTCGTTCGTGCGGTGAAAGAAAGAGATGACGGAATCATTGTAAGCGGTGCCAAAATGGTTGGGACAGCGGCAGCTTTAACAAATTATAACTTTGTAGCCAATTATGGCCCGACTGATTTAGGCGGCGGTGATCAAAGTCATGCGTTAATTTTCTTTGTTCCGATGAATGCAGAAGGCGTCAAAATGATTAGCAGACAGTCCTATGAACTAAATGCGATTAAGAATGGCTCCCCATATGATTATCCATTATCCAGCCGTTTCGATGAAAACGATGCAGTGATAGTTTTAGATAATGTGTTTATCCCTTGGGAAAATGTGCTTGCTTATAGAAATATAGAAGTTTCTAATAATTTCCTGAGCCAGTCTGGATTTGTAAATCGCTTTACTTTCCATGGATGTACACGACTTGCAGTGAAATTAGATTTTATGTCGGGGCTTCTATTAAAAGCGACAGAGGCTGCAGGAACGCATAATTTCAGAGGTGTGCAGGCGAATATTGGAGAAGTACTGGCGCTTCGAAATATGTTCTGGGGCTTATCAACAGCAATGGCGACTGAGCCGGAATATAAGGAAAACGGATTAGCGGTACCTAATGGATTTTATGCAAATTCGTATCGTGTATTAGCACCTATGACTTGGGTAAAAGTTAAACAGATTTTTGAACAAGTCATTGCAGGTGGATTAATTCAACTGCCATCAAGTGCAAATGATTTCCTGAATCCAGATATTCGACCATACCTGGATAAGTATTATGGCGGAACGAATATTGAAGCAGTAGATCGAGTGAAGTTAATGAAAATGGTATGGGATGCAATTGGCACTGAGTTCGGAGGAAGACATGAACTATATGAAGTCAATTACGCTGGAAACCATGAAAATATTCGATTGGAAACTTACTTCCATGCATTGGGAACAGGTGCGGCAGATCAGTATAAATCATTTGTTGACAGTGCGTTAAGTGATTATGACTTAAATGGTTGGACGAATGAGATTTGGAAAAGCACAACTGAAAAAGAAGCGGTTAAACTCTAA